One window of the Deltaproteobacteria bacterium genome contains the following:
- a CDS encoding aspartate-semialdehyde dehydrogenase, whose protein sequence is MTTNGFTVAVVGATGAVGEEMIRVLEQRDFPVAQLRPLASERSFGDAVTFRDAEVPVAVLNVESFRGVDVALFSAGTDVSREFCGIAAKAGALVVDNSAAFRMEPDVALVVPEVNAAACADWRRRGIIANPNCSTIQLCVALHPLQQAVGLERVIVATYQSVSGAGRAAMETLETETRALLSGEETAPTAFPHPIAFNCLPHIDQFLDNGYTKEEWKVIEETRKILSLPQLPVTATAVRVPVFVGHSEAVHCSTTRPITAAAARELLRQAPGIVVVDDPSQLAYPLARTAAGQDAVFVGRIREDVGLPNGLALWVVADNLRKGAALNAVEIAEIVVNRYWAN, encoded by the coding sequence ATGACGACCAATGGTTTCACCGTGGCGGTGGTCGGGGCGACGGGCGCGGTCGGCGAAGAAATGATTCGCGTATTGGAACAGCGCGACTTTCCGGTTGCGCAGTTGCGCCCGCTGGCCTCGGAGCGGTCGTTCGGTGACGCCGTGACATTTCGTGACGCCGAAGTGCCGGTCGCGGTACTCAACGTAGAGAGTTTTCGCGGAGTGGACGTAGCCCTCTTTTCCGCAGGGACCGACGTGAGTCGCGAATTTTGCGGGATTGCGGCCAAGGCCGGCGCGTTGGTCGTAGACAACAGCGCCGCGTTTCGGATGGAGCCGGACGTGGCGCTCGTGGTGCCGGAAGTGAATGCGGCGGCGTGCGCTGACTGGCGGCGACGCGGGATCATCGCCAATCCGAATTGTTCCACGATTCAACTGTGCGTGGCGTTACATCCGCTGCAACAAGCCGTGGGGTTGGAGCGTGTGATTGTGGCGACCTATCAATCGGTCTCGGGTGCCGGACGCGCGGCGATGGAAACGCTGGAGACCGAGACGCGTGCATTGTTGAGCGGAGAGGAAACGGCGCCGACGGCCTTCCCACATCCGATCGCGTTTAATTGTCTCCCGCATATCGATCAGTTTTTAGACAATGGGTACACCAAAGAAGAGTGGAAGGTGATCGAAGAGACGCGCAAAATTTTGTCGTTGCCACAACTCCCGGTGACGGCCACTGCAGTGCGCGTGCCGGTCTTTGTCGGGCACTCGGAGGCCGTGCATTGTTCGACCACGCGGCCGATCACGGCCGCTGCCGCGCGCGAGCTGCTGCGTCAAGCCCCCGGCATTGTCGTGGTCGATGACCCGTCGCAACTTGCCTATCCGTTGGCGCGCACTGCCGCCGGTCAGGATGCGGTCTTTGTCGGACGGATTCGCGAAGACGTCGGATTGCCGAATGGTTTGGCGCTCTGGGTTGTGGCCGATAATCTCCGCAAAGGGGCGGCGTTGAATGCCGTGGAGATTGCAGAGATCGTCGTGAATCGGTATTGGGCGAACTAA
- the pssA gene encoding CDP-diacylglycerol--serine O-phosphatidyltransferase, with amino-acid sequence MSDELGNPSGEVRREGIKRGIYLIPSLFTLANLLLAYLAIVKTLHHDFSGASWCVIVAGLCDSMDGRLARLARAESRFGVEFDSLADLVAFGVAPAVMLYSWSMASFDRIGWLATFLYLACGTLRLARYNVQLHTVEKRFFQGLPIPAAAGMIACTILFYTQQFGPVFPLRQWWVVGLTVLLSALMISTLPYRSFKQLNLRSRRSFFSLLLVIGVFVLVALEPVSTLFGIAVVYLASGLVEELVTRKHSKAVVAKLRKQRTAVREAQQVLREKVHILPRGDQHS; translated from the coding sequence ATGAGTGACGAATTGGGGAATCCGAGCGGCGAAGTGCGGCGCGAAGGGATCAAGCGGGGGATTTATCTGATCCCGAGCCTCTTCACGCTGGCGAACTTACTGCTCGCGTATTTGGCCATCGTGAAGACGTTGCACCACGATTTCAGCGGTGCGAGTTGGTGCGTGATCGTGGCCGGGTTGTGCGATTCGATGGACGGTCGGTTGGCGCGGTTGGCGCGGGCCGAATCCCGGTTCGGTGTGGAATTTGATTCGCTGGCGGACCTGGTCGCCTTCGGCGTCGCGCCGGCGGTGATGCTCTACAGTTGGTCGATGGCCAGTTTCGATCGGATCGGTTGGTTGGCGACCTTCCTGTATTTGGCCTGCGGAACGCTGCGCTTGGCGCGTTACAACGTCCAACTGCACACCGTGGAGAAACGGTTTTTTCAAGGTCTCCCGATCCCGGCCGCCGCCGGGATGATCGCCTGCACCATTCTCTTTTACACGCAACAATTCGGTCCGGTATTTCCGTTGCGACAGTGGTGGGTCGTAGGCCTGACGGTCTTGCTCTCCGCGCTGATGATTTCGACGTTGCCCTACCGGAGTTTCAAACAGCTCAACTTGCGTTCGCGTCGCTCGTTTTTCTCGTTGTTGCTCGTGATCGGCGTCTTTGTGTTGGTGGCCCTCGAACCGGTCTCGACGCTGTTCGGTATTGCCGTCGTCTATCTGGCGAGCGGATTAGTGGAAGAACTCGTGACCCGGAAACATAGCAAAGCCGTCGTCGCGAAGTTGCGCAAGCAGCGCACTGCGGTGCGTGAGGCGCAGCAAGTGTTGCGGGAAAAAGTCCATATCCTGCCGCGTGGGGATCAGCATTCATGA
- a CDS encoding phosphatidylserine decarboxylase family protein, translating to MPRVPRHCIVTQEGWPFIGLGLPLLAAGWWLQIPWLLWSGGIWAVACALFFRNPSRKIPTTPGAVVAPADGKVIAIESVEEPYFGRGAMQRISIFLSVADVHINRTPIDGVIGGVKYTPGRFLVAYAPKASTDNERNAIWVCNADRQHEVVMVQIAGLVARRIVCYLREGEQVARGMRCGLIRFGSRVDLYLPLDCAITVQVGDRVQGGASVMARFAVEGK from the coding sequence ATGCCGCGCGTGCCGCGGCATTGTATCGTGACTCAAGAGGGGTGGCCGTTCATCGGGCTGGGGCTGCCGCTCTTGGCCGCCGGATGGTGGCTGCAGATCCCGTGGCTGCTGTGGAGTGGTGGCATATGGGCGGTGGCGTGCGCGCTGTTCTTTCGCAATCCGTCCCGCAAGATTCCGACTACGCCGGGTGCGGTGGTCGCGCCGGCCGATGGAAAAGTTATTGCGATCGAGTCAGTCGAGGAACCGTATTTTGGTCGTGGCGCAATGCAGCGGATCAGCATTTTTCTCTCGGTGGCGGATGTCCATATCAATCGCACGCCGATTGATGGCGTGATCGGCGGTGTCAAATATACGCCGGGAAGGTTTCTGGTGGCATACGCGCCGAAGGCCTCCACGGATAACGAGCGGAACGCGATTTGGGTGTGCAATGCCGATCGACAGCACGAGGTTGTCATGGTGCAGATCGCCGGCCTCGTGGCGCGGCGGATTGTTTGTTATCTGCGAGAAGGGGAGCAGGTGGCGCGCGGCATGCGCTGCGGCTTGATTCGATTCGGCTCGCGGGTCGATCTCTATCTCCCGCTCGATTGCGCGATTACCGTGCAGGTCGGGGATCGGGTGCAGGGCGGTGCGAGTGTGATGGCGCGATTTGCGGTGGAGGGAAAATGA
- a CDS encoding YdcH family protein: MEQSDLDLIARYEQNNPALATLWKEHCNFERQLSKLESKPFLTATEQLERNRLKKLKLAGRDQIEQILNQYRNTAA, translated from the coding sequence ATGGAACAAAGCGATCTCGATTTGATCGCTCGGTACGAGCAAAATAACCCAGCGCTCGCCACGTTGTGGAAAGAGCACTGCAATTTCGAGCGCCAGCTCTCAAAGTTGGAGAGTAAGCCATTTTTGACGGCGACAGAACAATTGGAACGGAATCGGCTGAAGAAGTTGAAGTTGGCCGGTCGTGACCAGATCGAACAGATCCTGAACCAATACCGCAACACGGCAGCCTAA